From Peptoanaerobacter stomatis, one genomic window encodes:
- a CDS encoding BMC domain-containing protein, with translation MINAIGIIELNSIAKGITVADAMLKASTVTLLESRPICPGKYLTIIHGDVESVKNSIDIGKSLAKAYLVDSLVIPNIHTQVVKAITGVSSVEKFKAIGVLEFFSITSSILSADFAVKSANVDIVELRLGIAIGGKSFVTLTGDVSAIQEAIKVGKRAGVENGLLFESTIIDSPDQELLKKLV, from the coding sequence ATGATAAATGCAATAGGAATAATAGAACTTAACAGTATAGCCAAGGGCATAACAGTGGCAGATGCTATGTTAAAAGCATCAACAGTAACTTTATTGGAATCACGACCTATCTGTCCCGGAAAATACCTCACAATAATACATGGTGACGTAGAGTCTGTAAAAAATTCAATTGATATTGGTAAATCACTTGCAAAAGCGTACTTAGTCGACAGTTTGGTGATACCGAATATACATACGCAAGTAGTAAAAGCTATAACAGGTGTATCAAGCGTAGAAAAATTCAAAGCAATAGGCGTACTTGAATTTTTCTCAATAACCTCATCCATCTTATCAGCAGATTTTGCAGTAAAATCTGCAAACGTAGATATTGTTGAATTAAGATTGGGCATTGCCATAGGAGGAAAATCATTTGTTACTTTGACAGGAGATGTGAGTGCAATACAAGAGGCTATAAAAGTAGGTAAAAGAGCTGGCGTAGAAAACGGATTGCTATTTGAAAGTACAATAATCGACTCCCCTGATCAAGAGTTGTTAAAAAAATTAGTATGA
- a CDS encoding 4Fe-4S dicluster domain-containing protein, whose protein sequence is MSFIEDIYKAGVVGAGGAGFPTHIKYRANATHLMINAAECEPLLFTDQYNMENYADDIISAISLAKSKIKADKATIGIKSKYIKSISALQNAIKKQNADVDICSFDSYYPAGDEQSIINEITGEALPAGKIPLDMKIIVSNVSTMKNIYDATRNIPVTEKCITVTGEVVSPSIITVPIGTSIKECINLSGGSSIEDYDVIIGGPMMGKLLLKENIGTTFVTKTTGGIIILPKDHKLITRRKQSIEHIKNQASSACIQCTFCTELCPRYLKGHPLKPHKIMKAFGFGDITNENLKQANLCCECGICELYSCPMGLSPRMVNAHVKTELRKNNIPRENYITDEIHDMLIYRKIPTSRLISKIDIEKYYKIHDFNILKSDTDTVTIMLSQHIGKVPTPVVNVGDTVKKGDVIADLSIDDMGAIIHASIDGKVTEITNKDITIKKVI, encoded by the coding sequence ATGAGTTTTATAGAAGATATATATAAAGCCGGTGTCGTAGGTGCAGGCGGTGCAGGATTTCCTACACATATAAAATATAGAGCAAATGCTACACATCTGATGATAAATGCCGCAGAATGTGAGCCGTTACTTTTTACAGACCAGTATAATATGGAAAATTATGCCGATGATATAATATCCGCCATATCACTTGCAAAATCCAAAATAAAGGCTGATAAAGCAACAATAGGTATAAAATCAAAATACATAAAATCAATATCCGCTTTGCAAAACGCCATAAAAAAACAAAATGCAGATGTAGATATATGCTCTTTTGACAGCTACTATCCTGCAGGAGATGAACAGAGCATAATAAATGAAATCACAGGTGAAGCTCTGCCGGCAGGAAAAATCCCTCTTGATATGAAAATTATCGTATCAAATGTGTCAACTATGAAAAATATTTATGATGCTACAAGGAATATACCTGTAACTGAAAAATGTATAACAGTTACAGGAGAAGTGGTGAGTCCGAGCATAATAACAGTGCCTATAGGTACAAGCATAAAAGAATGCATAAACTTATCAGGCGGTTCATCTATAGAAGACTATGATGTAATAATCGGCGGTCCTATGATGGGTAAACTTCTACTAAAAGAAAATATAGGCACTACATTTGTAACAAAGACTACAGGAGGAATAATAATACTTCCAAAAGACCATAAACTGATAACAAGAAGAAAACAAAGCATAGAACATATAAAAAATCAGGCATCATCTGCCTGTATACAGTGCACATTTTGCACTGAGTTATGTCCAAGATACTTAAAAGGTCATCCTTTAAAACCTCATAAAATTATGAAGGCATTCGGTTTTGGAGATATAACCAATGAGAATTTAAAACAGGCAAATCTATGTTGTGAATGTGGAATATGTGAGTTATATTCATGTCCAATGGGATTATCTCCACGAATGGTAAATGCCCATGTAAAAACAGAACTTAGAAAAAACAATATTCCAAGAGAAAATTATATCACCGATGAAATTCACGATATGCTTATTTACAGAAAAATACCTACAAGCAGACTTATATCTAAAATAGATATAGAAAAATACTATAAAATACATGATTTTAATATATTAAAAAGCGATACGGATACAGTAACAATAATGTTAAGCCAACATATAGGAAAAGTTCCTACACCTGTTGTAAATGTAGGAGATACTGTAAAAAAAGGCGATGTTATAGCCGATTTGTCCATAGATGATATGGGAGCAATAATACACGCAAGCATAGACGGCAAAGTTACTGAAATTACAAATAAAGATATAACAATTAAGAAGGTGATATAA
- a CDS encoding SPFH domain-containing protein yields the protein MGLIKAGLGALGGTMADQWKEFFYCDSIPNDVLVVKGQKRIGGRSSNKKGSDNIISQGSGIAVADGQCMMIVEQGKVVEFCAEPGEFTFDSSTEPSIFNGSFSEGIKKTFETVGKRFAYGGDTGKDQRVYYFNMKELLDNKFGTQNPVPFRVVDRNIGLDVDISVRCNGVYSYKITNPMLFYANVCGNVENQYDRSEIDGQLKSEFLNALQPSFAKISEMGIRYSALPGHTMELSDAMNEILTPKWSELRGISIVSVGINSITAPKEDEDMIKQLQRTAVMRDPNMAAATLVGAQSDAMRAAASNEGGAMMGFMGMGMAQQAGGMNAQNLFQMGQQQQMQQQQMQQQQMQQQPQVQPQAQPSQNTWTCSCGTVNTGKFCVECASPKPQANPDGWTCSCGAVNKGKFCAECGKPKPAGAPLYKCDKCGWEPEDPTKPPKFCPECGDVFDDNDIKR from the coding sequence ATGGGATTAATAAAAGCAGGTCTTGGAGCATTAGGCGGAACAATGGCTGACCAATGGAAAGAATTTTTTTATTGTGATTCTATTCCAAATGATGTATTGGTTGTTAAAGGTCAAAAACGCATAGGAGGACGTTCGTCCAATAAAAAGGGAAGCGATAATATAATTTCACAAGGTTCAGGTATTGCGGTAGCTGACGGACAGTGCATGATGATAGTTGAACAAGGCAAGGTAGTGGAATTTTGTGCAGAGCCTGGAGAATTTACTTTTGATTCATCAACAGAACCGTCAATATTTAACGGTTCTTTTAGCGAAGGAATTAAGAAGACTTTTGAAACAGTAGGCAAAAGGTTTGCTTACGGTGGAGATACAGGAAAAGATCAAAGAGTATATTATTTCAATATGAAAGAATTACTTGATAATAAATTTGGAACACAAAATCCTGTGCCTTTTAGAGTAGTTGATAGAAATATAGGGCTTGATGTGGATATATCTGTAAGATGTAACGGAGTATATTCATATAAGATAACAAACCCTATGTTGTTTTATGCCAATGTTTGCGGAAATGTAGAAAATCAATATGACAGAAGTGAGATTGACGGTCAGTTGAAGAGTGAATTTTTAAATGCTTTACAACCTTCTTTTGCAAAAATATCTGAGATGGGAATAAGATATAGTGCTCTTCCGGGTCACACTATGGAATTATCTGATGCTATGAACGAAATACTGACACCAAAATGGTCAGAACTACGAGGTATATCAATAGTATCAGTAGGTATAAATTCTATAACGGCTCCAAAAGAAGATGAGGATATGATTAAGCAGTTGCAAAGAACAGCTGTTATGAGAGATCCTAATATGGCGGCGGCAACACTTGTAGGAGCTCAATCAGATGCTATGAGAGCAGCCGCATCAAATGAAGGTGGAGCTATGATGGGCTTTATGGGCATGGGTATGGCACAACAAGCAGGAGGAATGAATGCACAAAATTTATTCCAAATGGGACAACAGCAACAAATGCAACAGCAACAAATGCAACAGCAACAAATGCAACAACAACCGCAAGTACAACCGCAAGCTCAGCCATCTCAAAACACTTGGACTTGTTCATGCGGAACAGTAAATACAGGCAAGTTTTGTGTAGAATGTGCATCGCCTAAGCCACAAGCAAACCCTGATGGTTGGACTTGCTCTTGTGGAGCGGTAAATAAGGGGAAATTCTGCGCAGAGTGTGGCAAGCCGAAACCTGCCGGAGCACCTTTATATAAATGTGATAAATGCGGTTGGGAGCCTGAAGATCCGACAAAACCTCCAAAATTCTGTCCTGAGTGTGGAGATGTGTTTGATGACAATGATATAAAAAGATAA
- a CDS encoding S-layer homology domain-containing protein — protein MTFKKSKYLLTCIIIFFITFFFVLFRSSHAYMDFTTLSMGIEHRYGNDDRDFSDDTLSINDTNVDLSRYVRNRDGYTVESYSPSQFINPSQYSPGSFLSVTIYYKKNEPAPPPEPTPPPEPTPDPKPDPTPPPQNNGKKDSYIYIYYRSVAGHDVLASQTIQGYDGETLNLNDYVKDVTTMTHVGFEPSSATVTFNKSRRGMGIILYEKNQKLNQNNNNNNNNNNNNNNNNNNNNNNNNNNNNNNNNNNNNNNNNNNNNNDIYIKKSYKEYLPPSDEENTTENTQVSKNQDTSDEYIIGPESNSVAIIKGYPNGTVRPNAAVTGEEFASMLYKLLNKNYTANIDVSSFNSSRLKKSSWSYEAVSKLVSAGIINEDYPGSFNPKKKITRGEVAMALSALYEGEADNRFVFIDTQDTKYEDPVKIVTSNHIMSGYPDGSFKPEKEITRAELIATLNKLTGRTKSVIKKEYTFSDLKKSSWYYYEIQAALQGK, from the coding sequence ATGACATTCAAAAAATCAAAATATTTGTTGACTTGTATTATAATATTTTTTATAACATTCTTTTTTGTCTTATTTCGTTCATCACACGCTTATATGGATTTCACTACCCTATCTATGGGTATTGAGCACAGATACGGTAATGATGATAGAGATTTTTCCGATGACACATTAAGCATCAATGATACTAATGTTGATCTGAGCAGATATGTAAGAAACAGAGACGGTTATACGGTTGAATCTTATTCACCGAGCCAATTTATTAATCCCAGCCAATATAGTCCGGGAAGTTTTTTAAGCGTAACTATATATTATAAGAAAAATGAGCCTGCGCCTCCACCGGAACCTACTCCTCCACCGGAACCTACACCTGATCCGAAACCTGATCCTACGCCTCCTCCGCAAAATAACGGAAAGAAAGACTCATATATCTACATCTACTACAGGAGCGTAGCAGGACACGATGTGCTTGCATCGCAAACTATACAAGGTTATGATGGTGAAACTCTAAATCTTAATGACTATGTAAAAGATGTAACTACCATGACTCATGTAGGATTCGAGCCTTCCTCAGCTACAGTCACATTCAATAAGAGTAGAAGAGGTATGGGAATAATCCTGTATGAAAAAAATCAAAAATTGAACCAAAACAACAATAACAATAATAACAACAACAATAACAACAATAACAATAACAATAACAACAATAACAATAACAATAACAACAATAACAATAACAATAACAATAACAACAATAACAATAACAATAACAATAATAACAATGACATCTATATCAAAAAGAGTTATAAGGAGTATCTTCCTCCATCCGACGAAGAGAACACAACTGAAAATACACAAGTTTCTAAAAATCAGGATACATCAGATGAATATATCATTGGACCTGAAAGCAATAGTGTAGCAATTATAAAAGGATATCCTAACGGAACTGTAAGACCGAATGCTGCTGTCACAGGTGAAGAATTTGCATCCATGTTGTATAAATTACTAAATAAGAACTACACTGCAAATATAGACGTATCATCTTTTAATTCTTCTCGTTTAAAAAAATCATCATGGTCATATGAGGCTGTATCCAAATTGGTAAGTGCAGGAATAATTAATGAAGATTATCCCGGTTCATTCAATCCGAAGAAAAAAATTACAAGAGGTGAAGTTGCGATGGCATTATCAGCTTTATATGAAGGTGAAGCCGACAACAGATTTGTATTTATCGATACGCAAGACACTAAATACGAAGATCCTGTAAAAATTGTGACTTCTAATCATATCATGAGCGGATACCCTGACGGCTCATTTAAACCTGAAAAAGAAATTACAAGAGCCGAATTAATAGCCACATTGAACAAATTAACAGGAAGAACTAAATCCGTTATAAAAAAAGAATACACATTTTCAGACTTAAAAAAATCTTCATGGTATTACTATGAAATTCAAGCCGCATTACAAGGTAAATAA
- a CDS encoding TPM domain-containing protein, producing MKNIKIFICAILLSLSSVLPVFALPDSKSYENGIFVIDELDQFSDEEKLELNEYAKYISDNLGIDIVYIQTVDCDGMPIEEYAKKALEQGGWLEPTIVLVYEAEENLYIEYMTESLREIYDEDYIEKLWGEMVKVEGETFANPVKYYMTSVAQKYDETYNNGDFVDYLSIDDKANKIENDEEITLLEDNANLIPDDKESDLLKKAEDISKKYNIDVVIATVDSLNGQSIEEFADKFYKDREYNKDGIMLLLSDEDRDYRFYESGKIYKAFTTYWEDYILTDVLAQLKENKYAEAFNIYLDKTQEVVSQIKEDGTLPKPPINPLLYVGGVAGGFLIAFIIVSIGKSSLKSVAFNRTANNYLKEGSLNLRNSSESFLYRNVTRREKPKPKENSSSDSRSSGSSGGRSGKY from the coding sequence ATGAAAAATATTAAAATATTTATATGTGCAATTTTACTTTCACTTTCATCTGTTCTACCAGTATTTGCGCTGCCCGACTCAAAATCTTATGAAAACGGTATATTTGTAATAGATGAACTTGATCAGTTCAGTGATGAAGAAAAGCTCGAATTGAATGAGTATGCAAAGTATATTTCAGATAATTTGGGAATAGATATAGTATACATACAAACAGTGGATTGTGATGGAATGCCGATAGAAGAATATGCCAAAAAAGCCTTGGAGCAAGGGGGTTGGCTTGAACCTACTATAGTGCTTGTATATGAAGCTGAAGAAAATCTGTATATAGAATATATGACAGAGTCTCTAAGAGAAATATATGACGAGGATTATATAGAAAAGCTATGGGGAGAAATGGTTAAAGTTGAAGGCGAAACTTTTGCGAATCCTGTAAAATACTATATGACATCAGTTGCCCAAAAATATGATGAAACATATAATAACGGAGATTTTGTTGATTATTTGAGCATCGATGATAAAGCTAATAAAATAGAAAATGATGAAGAAATAACTTTATTGGAAGATAATGCAAATTTGATACCTGATGATAAAGAGTCTGATTTACTCAAAAAAGCTGAAGATATAAGTAAAAAATACAATATAGACGTTGTAATAGCGACAGTTGATTCCTTAAATGGGCAAAGTATAGAAGAATTTGCAGATAAATTTTATAAAGACCGTGAATATAATAAAGATGGTATAATGTTGCTTTTAAGTGATGAAGACAGAGATTATAGATTTTACGAATCAGGCAAGATTTACAAAGCATTCACTACATATTGGGAAGATTATATATTGACTGATGTTTTGGCGCAACTTAAAGAAAACAAATATGCAGAGGCATTTAATATATATCTTGACAAAACGCAGGAAGTAGTTTCTCAGATAAAAGAAGACGGTACTTTGCCGAAACCTCCTATAAATCCTTTATTATATGTAGGTGGAGTAGCGGGAGGATTTCTAATAGCGTTCATAATAGTCTCAATAGGAAAAAGCTCATTAAAATCAGTTGCATTCAACAGAACAGCCAACAATTATCTTAAAGAAGGAAGCTTAAATCTTAGAAACAGTAGCGAATCTTTCTTATACAGAAATGTTACAAGAAGAGAAAAACCTAAGCCTAAAGAAAACAGTAGCAGTGATAGTAGAAGTAGTGGTAGCAGTGGTGGACGATCCGGAAAATATTAA
- a CDS encoding DUF4125 family protein produces MEKNSIIQNIVDEEWIQFTNTKNIGSRAVCQDQKGNFTASRRAYWQMYNEDILNSYLADIKAAKRENINLITQKYGYMMSSTDKENYEKIKSRLMPVNEQKEKLISSIMLIYMAWEEEITKNYPTLDNKNRILYSYNDTKNSTSVQTYMKGELATYSARTLALILQYFLTQASLKNNLVYKYMSKLNSYENPSNNSFCTSETLNSCSSNKVIDNMDLKSAELLADFAKNTANDMNLPIVITVVDKFANTILFKKMDNALVASIDISPAKAKTALAFKKDTYSLSQDSLSKSLNNFNPPSTKYCFLGGGIPIFVNDTLIGAIGISGGSVEQDIQIAQASIEKFLKI; encoded by the coding sequence ATGGAAAAAAATTCGATCATACAAAATATAGTTGACGAAGAGTGGATTCAATTCACAAACACTAAAAATATAGGCAGTAGAGCTGTGTGCCAAGACCAAAAAGGAAATTTTACAGCATCAAGAAGAGCCTATTGGCAGATGTATAATGAAGATATATTAAACTCATACTTAGCTGATATAAAAGCCGCAAAAAGAGAAAATATAAACCTCATAACACAAAAATACGGCTATATGATGAGCTCCACAGACAAAGAAAACTACGAAAAAATAAAATCCCGTTTAATGCCTGTAAACGAGCAAAAAGAAAAGCTTATTTCATCGATAATGCTGATATATATGGCTTGGGAAGAAGAAATAACAAAAAATTATCCTACGCTTGACAATAAAAACAGAATCTTATACTCATATAACGATACAAAAAATTCAACATCCGTACAAACATATATGAAGGGTGAGCTGGCGACATATTCAGCAAGAACTCTTGCACTTATATTGCAATATTTCTTGACACAGGCAAGCCTTAAAAACAATCTTGTATATAAGTATATGTCAAAATTAAACAGTTATGAAAATCCAAGCAATAACAGTTTTTGCACATCAGAAACTCTAAATAGCTGTAGCTCAAACAAAGTTATAGATAATATGGATTTAAAAAGTGCTGAATTGCTCGCAGATTTTGCCAAAAATACAGCAAATGATATGAATTTACCTATCGTTATAACCGTAGTTGATAAATTTGCAAATACGATACTTTTCAAAAAAATGGACAATGCACTTGTTGCAAGTATAGACATTTCTCCTGCAAAGGCAAAAACAGCATTAGCTTTCAAAAAAGATACATATTCTCTGTCACAAGACAGCTTAAGCAAAAGTTTGAACAACTTTAACCCTCCAAGCACAAAATACTGTTTCCTTGGCGGAGGAATACCGATATTTGTAAATGACACATTAATAGGTGCAATAGGCATAAGTGGAGGAAGCGTTGAACAAGATATACAAATCGCACAAGCCTCAATAGAAAAATTTTTAAAAATATAA
- a CDS encoding pyruvate carboxylase, translating into MQLNKFKRVLVANRGEIAIRIFRACKELGIRTVAVYSAQDKTSLFRTKSDESYQIGKNKTPVDAYLSMDEIIKLAKKKNVDAIHPGYGFLSENAEFAKKCEENGITFIGPTSEMINAVGDKIRSKIVAKEANVPTIPGVEQAIKSEQEAMEFAKSCGYPIMLKASAGGGGRGMRIVNSEEELIRNFNEARSEAKKAFGIDDIFIEKYIDSPKHIEVQILGDKYGNIVHLFERDCSIQRRHQKLIEFCPSISLTEEKRQQICEDAVKLARHVGYINAGTVEFLVDKDMNHYFIEVNPRIQVEHTVTEEITGYDIVQSQILIAQGYPLNSSEIGINSQADIIPRGYAIQCRITTEDPANGFAPDTGRLDVYRSGSGAGIRLDGGNGFTGSIISPYYDSLLVKLTSHSRTFEDAIRKSKRSIGELKISGVKTNAAFLINVLNTEEFRKGECTTSFIKDNPSLFEITTKGDKELKVLSYIGEKIVNETKGVKKDFDALSISKPRLPQDLSGTKQILDSKGVDGLIKWIHEQDKLLITDTTMRDAHQSLIATRVRTIDMIKAAKATALYGKDFFSLEMWGGATFDVAYRFLKESPWKRLTELRRRIPNILFQMLFRGSNAVGYKNYSDNVIKEFIKQSADSGIDIFRIFDSLNWLEAIKPSIDAVKNVGKVAEGTMCYTGDILDETRDKYTLKYYVDLAKDIEKSGADILGIKDMSALLKPYAAFKLIKALKEEVSIPIHLHTHDTSGNGVATVIMAAQAGVDIIDAAISSMSGLTSQPSMNSIIAALEHTDRNTKIDLDNLEKISSYWASLRPIYEHFESDLKSGTTEIYKYEIPGGQYSNLKPQVDSFGLSDKFGEVKTMYKEVNEMLGDIVKVTPSSKMVGDMAIFMVQNSLTKENIYEKGKNLTFPDSVVTYFSGMMGQPEGGFPKDLQKLVLKDEKPITVRPGTLLEDEDFDKISEYLEKKYNYKPTIKECLSYALYPKVYEDYRKTLIEYGELSYMSSDVFFHGIREGETCEVEIADGKILIITLLEIGKLDKEGNVRLSFEVNGNRRDIKIADKNFAKKQDELNITKFANPNDDMEIGASIPGNILKVYVKENDKVTAGQSLILVEAMKMETNIVAKESGIVEEVLINAGQQVKAGELLIRLKK; encoded by the coding sequence ATGCAACTTAATAAATTTAAAAGAGTGCTTGTGGCAAACCGAGGAGAAATAGCTATAAGAATATTTAGAGCTTGTAAAGAACTTGGTATAAGGACTGTTGCGGTTTATTCTGCTCAGGATAAAACATCACTTTTCAGAACAAAATCAGATGAATCATATCAGATAGGTAAGAATAAAACTCCTGTAGACGCATATTTGTCTATGGATGAAATAATTAAATTAGCTAAGAAAAAAAATGTAGATGCAATACATCCGGGTTACGGTTTTTTGTCAGAAAATGCTGAATTTGCAAAAAAATGCGAAGAAAACGGCATTACTTTCATAGGACCTACATCAGAAATGATAAACGCTGTTGGAGATAAAATACGTTCCAAAATAGTAGCAAAAGAGGCAAACGTACCGACTATACCGGGAGTGGAGCAAGCCATAAAATCTGAACAGGAAGCTATGGAATTTGCAAAATCATGCGGATATCCGATAATGCTGAAAGCATCAGCAGGTGGTGGCGGACGTGGTATGAGGATAGTAAACAGCGAAGAAGAACTCATACGAAACTTCAACGAAGCACGTTCAGAAGCAAAAAAAGCATTCGGAATAGATGATATTTTTATAGAAAAATATATAGACTCTCCAAAGCATATAGAAGTGCAAATATTGGGAGATAAATATGGAAATATAGTGCATTTATTTGAGAGAGATTGCTCAATTCAAAGAAGGCATCAAAAATTGATAGAATTTTGTCCATCTATATCACTTACTGAGGAAAAAAGACAGCAGATATGTGAGGATGCAGTGAAACTCGCAAGACATGTAGGATATATAAATGCAGGTACAGTAGAGTTTCTTGTGGACAAAGATATGAACCATTATTTCATAGAAGTAAATCCGAGAATACAGGTGGAACATACTGTTACAGAAGAAATAACAGGATATGACATAGTGCAAAGCCAAATATTGATAGCACAAGGCTATCCGTTAAATTCGTCTGAAATAGGTATAAATTCTCAAGCAGATATAATTCCAAGAGGATATGCAATACAATGCAGAATAACAACAGAAGACCCCGCAAACGGATTTGCCCCTGATACCGGAAGATTGGATGTATATAGATCAGGTTCAGGAGCAGGTATAAGACTTGACGGAGGTAACGGATTTACAGGTTCAATAATATCTCCATATTATGATTCACTTCTTGTAAAACTTACATCGCATTCAAGAACTTTTGAAGACGCTATAAGAAAATCAAAACGTTCAATCGGAGAGCTTAAAATATCCGGGGTAAAAACAAATGCGGCATTTTTGATAAATGTATTAAATACTGAAGAATTTAGAAAAGGTGAATGTACAACATCATTTATAAAAGATAATCCTTCACTTTTTGAAATAACTACAAAAGGTGACAAAGAATTAAAAGTATTGAGCTATATAGGTGAAAAAATTGTAAATGAAACAAAAGGCGTGAAAAAAGATTTTGATGCGCTCTCAATTTCAAAACCGAGATTGCCACAGGATTTGTCAGGTACAAAGCAAATTTTGGACAGCAAAGGTGTAGACGGACTTATAAAGTGGATACATGAGCAAGATAAGTTATTGATTACAGATACAACTATGAGAGATGCTCATCAATCATTGATTGCAACAAGAGTAAGAACTATAGATATGATAAAAGCGGCAAAAGCCACAGCTTTATACGGTAAAGATTTTTTCTCTTTGGAGATGTGGGGAGGAGCAACATTTGATGTCGCATATAGATTTTTAAAAGAGTCACCTTGGAAAAGACTTACAGAGCTAAGACGCAGAATACCAAACATACTTTTCCAAATGTTGTTTAGAGGATCAAATGCGGTAGGATATAAAAATTATTCTGATAATGTTATAAAAGAATTCATAAAACAATCTGCTGACAGCGGAATAGATATATTCAGGATATTTGACTCGCTTAACTGGCTTGAGGCTATAAAACCGTCAATAGATGCGGTAAAAAATGTAGGTAAAGTGGCAGAAGGTACTATGTGCTACACAGGAGATATATTGGATGAGACAAGAGATAAATATACTCTCAAATATTATGTAGACCTTGCAAAAGATATAGAAAAATCAGGTGCTGATATACTCGGTATCAAAGATATGTCCGCACTTCTAAAACCATATGCAGCATTTAAACTTATAAAGGCATTAAAAGAAGAAGTATCAATACCTATACATCTTCACACACATGATACATCAGGTAACGGAGTTGCCACAGTTATAATGGCGGCTCAAGCAGGTGTTGATATAATAGATGCAGCTATAAGCTCTATGTCAGGTCTTACATCACAACCTTCAATGAACTCTATAATTGCAGCCTTAGAGCATACTGACAGAAACACAAAGATAGATTTGGATAATTTAGAAAAAATATCGAGCTATTGGGCATCATTAAGACCTATATACGAGCATTTCGAGTCTGATTTGAAATCTGGTACAACAGAAATATACAAATATGAGATACCGGGAGGACAATATTCAAATCTTAAACCTCAAGTGGATAGTTTCGGATTATCTGATAAATTCGGTGAAGTTAAGACCATGTATAAAGAAGTCAATGAAATGTTGGGTGATATAGTAAAAGTAACTCCGTCATCAAAAATGGTAGGAGATATGGCAATATTTATGGTGCAAAATTCACTTACAAAAGAAAATATCTATGAAAAAGGCAAAAATTTGACTTTTCCTGATTCTGTAGTAACTTATTTTTCAGGTATGATGGGACAACCTGAAGGCGGATTTCCAAAAGACTTGCAAAAATTGGTATTAAAAGATGAAAAACCTATAACTGTAAGACCTGGAACATTGCTTGAAGATGAAGACTTTGATAAAATATCAGAATATCTTGAAAAAAAATACAACTATAAACCTACGATAAAAGAATGTTTGAGTTATGCTCTTTATCCTAAAGTATATGAAGATTACAGAAAAACATTAATTGAATACGGAGAGCTTTCATATATGTCAAGTGATGTTTTCTTCCACGGTATAAGAGAGGGAGAAACTTGTGAAGTAGAAATAGCAGATGGAAAGATACTTATAATAACGCTGCTTGAAATAGGAAAACTTGACAAGGAAGGTAATGTAAGATTGTCTTTTGAAGTAAACGGCAATAGAAGAGATATAAAAATAGCAGATAAGAACTTTGCAAAAAAACAAGACGAGTTAAATATTACAAAATTTGCAAATCCGAATGATGATATGGAAATAGGTGCATCAATACCGGGGAATATATTAAAAGTTTATGTAAAAGAAAATGATAAGGTTACAGCAGGTCAAAGCTTGATATTGGTAGAGGCTATGAAAATGGAGACAAATATAGTTGCAAAAGAGAGCGGAATTGTAGAAGAAGTGCTCATAAATGCAGGACAACAGGTAAAAGCAGGAGAATTGTTGATAAGATTAAAAAAATAA
- the rpsR gene encoding 30S ribosomal protein S18 yields the protein MANQKQANANNNANFRKRRKKVDPFVGDKINQIDYKDVALLKKFISERGKILPRRVTGTSAKAQRKLTNAIKRARIIALLPYTVE from the coding sequence ATGGCTAACCAAAAACAAGCAAATGCTAACAACAATGCCAACTTTAGAAAAAGAAGAAAAAAAGTTGACCCTTTTGTTGGAGATAAAATAAATCAAATAGATTATAAAGATGTTGCTCTACTTAAGAAATTTATATCTGAAAGAGGAAAAATCCTTCCAAGAAGAGTGACAGGAACATCAGCTAAGGCACAAAGAAAACTTACAAATGCTATAAAAAGAGCAAGAATAATAGCGTTGTTGCCTTACACAGTAGAATAA